The proteins below come from a single Arthrobacter sp. zg-Y1171 genomic window:
- a CDS encoding formimidoylglutamate deiminase: protein MSGAAGALVEGPPTGGAAVWCEAGWYEGSIRAGIRLTVDSAGEVTAAVPGTDAGPGDLVLSGVVYPAAANAHSHAFHRVLRGRTHTDGDFWSWREQMYSAAGTLTPELYEQLATAVFAEMVVSGYTSVAEFHYVHHVPDGSAYPGHAMELALARAAVAAGIRLTLLDTCYLSGGFGPGGSGTPLDARQQRFGDADADAWLERFASLQAAVGERFDPEQVSVGAALHSIRAVPEAALARIAERLPAGIPLHIHLSEQPQENADCLAATGLTPTGLLHRHGLLGPRLSAVHATHLTDADIALLGQAGATAVFCPTTEADLADGLGPAGALRNAGAALALGSDQHAVVDPWLEMRALEYGERMRTGRRGAFTPAELHAAASDAGTAAQARTAPGLEPGKACDLMAVDPHSLRTTGSRPDQLAFSATAADVTAVVVGGRLRARNGSHTSLGNPATLLREAIAAVDSAAAPMDKTRLEGTRRP from the coding sequence GTGAGCGGCGCGGCAGGCGCTTTGGTCGAGGGTCCTCCGACCGGGGGTGCTGCCGTCTGGTGTGAGGCAGGGTGGTACGAGGGCAGTATCCGGGCAGGCATCCGGCTGACGGTCGACTCCGCCGGCGAAGTCACGGCAGCGGTACCGGGTACGGATGCCGGGCCCGGGGACCTGGTGCTGTCCGGCGTCGTCTATCCGGCAGCCGCCAACGCCCACTCGCATGCCTTCCACCGGGTGCTGCGTGGCCGCACCCACACCGACGGGGACTTCTGGAGCTGGCGGGAGCAGATGTACTCGGCCGCGGGCACCCTCACGCCGGAACTCTACGAGCAGCTGGCGACGGCGGTGTTCGCGGAGATGGTGGTCTCGGGATACACCAGCGTGGCCGAATTCCACTATGTGCACCATGTCCCGGACGGGTCCGCCTATCCCGGGCACGCAATGGAGCTGGCCCTGGCCCGGGCCGCAGTTGCCGCCGGCATCCGGCTGACCCTGCTGGACACCTGCTATCTTTCCGGCGGTTTCGGGCCCGGCGGGTCCGGGACGCCGCTGGACGCCCGGCAGCAGCGCTTCGGGGACGCCGACGCCGATGCCTGGCTGGAGCGGTTCGCGTCGCTGCAGGCGGCGGTCGGGGAGCGGTTCGATCCGGAGCAGGTGAGTGTCGGGGCCGCCCTGCACTCGATCCGCGCCGTACCGGAAGCTGCGCTGGCCCGCATCGCGGAGCGGCTCCCGGCCGGGATTCCGCTGCACATCCACCTGTCCGAACAGCCGCAGGAAAACGCCGACTGCCTCGCTGCCACCGGGCTGACCCCCACCGGGCTGCTGCACCGGCACGGGCTGCTCGGCCCGCGGCTCTCGGCCGTCCACGCCACACACCTGACGGACGCCGACATCGCCCTGCTGGGACAAGCCGGAGCCACTGCGGTGTTCTGCCCCACCACGGAAGCGGACCTCGCTGACGGACTCGGCCCGGCGGGAGCACTGCGGAACGCCGGGGCAGCCCTGGCGCTGGGCAGCGACCAGCACGCCGTCGTCGATCCGTGGCTGGAAATGCGGGCGCTGGAATACGGAGAACGGATGCGGACCGGAAGGCGCGGGGCGTTTACCCCGGCGGAACTGCACGCCGCCGCGTCCGACGCCGGCACCGCCGCTCAGGCACGCACAGCCCCCGGGCTGGAACCGGGGAAGGCCTGCGACCTCATGGCCGTGGACCCGCACAGCCTGCGTACCACCGGGTCACGGCCCGACCAGCTGGCCTTCTCCGCCACGGCTGCGGACGTGACCGCCGTCGTCGTCGGCGGCCGGCTGCGCGCCCGGAACGGTTCACACACTTCGCTGGGAAACCCGGCCACCCTGTTGCGGGAGGCCATCGCCGCCGTCGACTCTGCGGCCGCTCCGATGGACAAAACCCGCTTGGAAGGAACCCGGCGCCCATGA
- a CDS encoding glycoside hydrolase family 2 protein: MTRWGAALDPESVLPEYPRPQLARDSYLNLNGYWQYAITGARREQPPRDGDWDGDILVPFSPEAPLSGVNRHLQPQQLLWYRRTVTLPEGFAGERVLLHFGAVDSSCRVKVNGIPEGGHDGGYLPFSLDITDALAAGPDGGSPGAEHEIVVRVRDLSNTGSASRGKQTLDRGGIWYTAQSGIWQTVWLEAVPQASISRLVLVPDLDSVTATVLVDDVRSAPDSADLQAEVTVSAGGQQVAAAVVVPGNPVRIPIPDPHLWTPEDPFLYDVAVRLLTAGKEADRVRSYTALRTVGTGPDDAGHLRLLLNGRPYFHAGLLDQGYWPDGLYTAPSDEALASDIRAAKDLGFNMLRKHIKIEPLRWYYHADRLGILVWQDLVNGGTSYKHAVVTAPAVGAAHRADGDYAAFGRADEQGREQFLAELHGTVELLGNSPSIVVWVPFNEGWGQFDANAVADLLRGLDPTRTIDHASGWHDQGGGDLKSVHVYFVPFRLRKGWLAGGRAVVLSEYGGYSLRIPGHTFNDKEFGYRRFRSRRALARAYERLHRRQIEPAVARGLAATVYTQLTDVEDEVNGLLTYDRRVVKLDAELVRGLNARLRRAAGG, encoded by the coding sequence ATGACCCGCTGGGGTGCAGCCCTGGACCCCGAATCCGTCCTGCCGGAATACCCCCGACCCCAGCTGGCCCGCGACAGCTACCTCAATCTCAACGGCTACTGGCAGTACGCCATCACCGGCGCCCGCCGGGAGCAGCCGCCACGGGACGGGGACTGGGACGGGGACATCCTGGTGCCGTTCTCACCAGAGGCGCCGCTCTCCGGCGTGAACCGGCACCTCCAGCCGCAGCAGCTGCTCTGGTACCGGCGGACCGTGACCCTGCCGGAGGGCTTTGCGGGGGAGCGGGTACTGCTGCACTTCGGCGCCGTGGACTCCAGCTGCCGGGTCAAGGTCAACGGCATTCCCGAGGGCGGGCATGACGGCGGCTACCTGCCGTTCTCCCTGGACATCACCGACGCGCTGGCTGCGGGTCCGGACGGCGGTTCCCCCGGGGCCGAGCACGAAATCGTGGTCCGGGTCCGGGACCTGAGCAACACCGGTTCCGCCAGCCGCGGCAAGCAGACCCTGGACCGCGGCGGCATCTGGTACACGGCGCAGTCCGGGATCTGGCAGACGGTCTGGCTGGAAGCGGTGCCGCAGGCGAGCATTTCCCGCCTGGTCCTCGTGCCGGACCTGGACTCGGTGACCGCCACGGTGCTGGTCGACGACGTCCGGTCCGCCCCGGACAGCGCTGACCTGCAGGCGGAAGTCACCGTATCCGCGGGCGGGCAGCAGGTGGCGGCCGCCGTCGTCGTTCCCGGAAACCCGGTGCGGATCCCGATTCCGGATCCGCACCTCTGGACCCCGGAGGATCCGTTCCTGTACGACGTCGCCGTGCGGCTGCTCACCGCTGGGAAGGAAGCGGACCGCGTGCGCAGCTACACGGCGCTGCGGACCGTCGGCACGGGGCCCGACGACGCCGGGCACCTGCGGCTGCTGCTGAACGGGCGGCCGTATTTCCACGCGGGCCTGCTGGACCAGGGGTACTGGCCGGACGGGCTGTACACCGCGCCGTCGGACGAGGCCCTGGCCTCCGACATCCGTGCGGCGAAGGACCTGGGCTTCAACATGCTGCGCAAGCACATCAAGATCGAGCCGCTGCGCTGGTACTACCATGCCGACCGGCTCGGCATCCTCGTCTGGCAGGACCTGGTCAACGGCGGCACGTCCTACAAGCACGCCGTGGTCACTGCCCCCGCGGTGGGTGCGGCGCACCGGGCCGACGGCGACTATGCCGCCTTCGGGCGTGCCGACGAGCAGGGCAGGGAACAGTTCCTGGCCGAACTGCACGGCACGGTGGAGCTGCTGGGCAACAGCCCGTCGATCGTGGTGTGGGTGCCGTTCAATGAAGGGTGGGGCCAGTTCGATGCCAATGCCGTCGCCGACCTGCTGCGGGGCCTCGATCCGACCCGGACCATCGACCATGCCAGCGGCTGGCATGACCAGGGCGGGGGAGACCTCAAGAGCGTGCACGTCTACTTTGTGCCGTTCCGGCTGCGGAAGGGCTGGCTGGCCGGGGGCCGTGCAGTGGTGCTGTCCGAATACGGCGGGTACAGCCTGCGGATCCCCGGGCACACCTTCAACGACAAGGAGTTCGGCTACCGGCGGTTCCGGTCCCGGCGTGCCCTGGCCCGCGCCTACGAGCGGCTGCACCGGCGGCAGATTGAACCTGCGGTGGCCCGGGGGCTTGCCGCCACGGTCTACACCCAGCTCACCGACGTCGAGGACGAGGTCAACGGGCTGTTGACCTATGACCGCCGGGTGGTGAAGCTCGACGCCGAGCTGGTGCGGGGACTCAATGCGAGGCTTCGTCGGGCTGCCGGGGGCTGA
- the hutI gene encoding imidazolonepropionase, whose translation MSSASTLITNIGELSTQDDTADTPVLRDAAVVFEGERISWIGPAGNAPAADEVIDAGGRAGLPGWVDSHTHLVFAGDRSAEFEARMAGQAYAAGGIAVTTEATRAASDYDLTRMLLARAAEAAAGGTTYLETKTGYGLSVEEERRHARIASTVADAVTFLGAHLVPDGADADEYTELVCTDMLAAVRPYVQWADVFCEKGAFTEEQSRRVLQAARDAGLGLRVHGNQLGPGAGVRLAAEFGAASVDHVNHLPDDDVAALADTWSGWDPGTGVPGTVATCLPACDLSTRAPLAPARKLLDAGVQVALASNCNPGTSFTSSMAFCVATAVLQMGLTVQEAVRAATYGGALALRVHTGSDRDGARAVGSLAVGHRADLQLLNAPSAAHLAYRPGMPLTGMVFRAGVPVRR comes from the coding sequence ATGAGCTCCGCTTCAACACTGATCACGAACATCGGCGAACTCTCAACCCAGGATGACACCGCGGATACCCCCGTGCTGCGGGACGCGGCCGTGGTGTTCGAGGGGGAACGGATCAGCTGGATCGGCCCGGCGGGGAACGCACCGGCGGCAGACGAGGTCATCGACGCCGGCGGACGGGCCGGACTGCCCGGCTGGGTGGACTCGCACACCCATCTGGTATTTGCCGGGGACCGCAGCGCGGAGTTCGAGGCACGGATGGCGGGGCAGGCCTACGCAGCAGGCGGGATCGCCGTCACTACGGAAGCCACCCGGGCGGCGTCGGACTATGACCTGACCCGGATGCTCCTGGCCCGTGCCGCCGAAGCCGCGGCGGGCGGCACCACGTACCTGGAAACCAAGACCGGCTACGGGCTGAGCGTGGAGGAGGAACGCCGGCATGCCCGGATCGCCTCCACGGTGGCGGACGCCGTCACGTTCCTGGGCGCGCACCTCGTCCCGGACGGAGCCGACGCCGACGAGTACACGGAGCTGGTCTGCACCGACATGCTCGCTGCGGTGCGCCCGTACGTCCAGTGGGCGGACGTCTTCTGCGAAAAGGGAGCCTTCACCGAGGAGCAGTCCCGCCGGGTGCTGCAGGCGGCCCGGGATGCGGGCCTGGGGCTGCGGGTACACGGCAACCAGCTCGGCCCGGGGGCCGGGGTGCGGCTCGCCGCGGAGTTCGGGGCGGCCAGCGTCGACCACGTGAACCACCTGCCCGACGACGACGTCGCCGCGCTCGCGGACACATGGTCCGGGTGGGACCCGGGTACCGGCGTTCCCGGAACCGTCGCAACGTGCCTGCCCGCCTGCGACCTGTCCACCCGGGCACCCCTGGCTCCGGCACGGAAACTGTTGGACGCCGGGGTGCAGGTGGCATTGGCTTCCAACTGCAACCCGGGAACGTCCTTCACCAGCTCCATGGCTTTCTGCGTGGCCACCGCCGTGCTCCAGATGGGACTGACCGTGCAGGAAGCCGTCCGGGCCGCCACTTACGGCGGCGCCCTGGCACTGCGGGTGCACACCGGGTCCGACCGGGACGGTGCCCGGGCTGTCGGCTCGCTCGCCGTCGGACACCGTGCCGACCTGCAGCTGCTCAACGCGCCCTCAGCTGCCCATCTGGCGTATCGGCCCGGCATGCCGCTGACCGGCATGGTGTTTCGAGCCGGGGTGCCGGTGCGCCGCTGA
- a CDS encoding homoserine O-acetyltransferase, whose protein sequence is MTVPPLRHPADGVLQYAAIGGLELETGGYLPDVVLAYETWGQLDPDAGNAVLIPHALTGSTHVARGSSTEPGWWEELVGPGRTVDTNRYFVVSVNMLGGCYGSTGPASPDPDGLAWGSRFPFVTIRDSVRAEARLADRLGIARWHAVLGGSLGGARALEWAVTEPDRVLHCGVIAATAASTAEQIAFAQAQLAAIRLDPDFNGGDYYNGIPPLAGLGLARRIAHITYRSEPELEYRFGRSSQASEDPFGAASPAGRGRYSVESYLDHQARKLADRFDANSYLVLTEALVSHDVARGRGTLRAALAGTTADFFIAAVESDRLYFPQQSADLAAALPRGTQVHLIRAPIGHDGFLTSVREISGALKREVFG, encoded by the coding sequence CTGACGGTGCCCCCGCTGCGGCACCCCGCCGATGGGGTGCTGCAGTACGCCGCCATCGGCGGACTGGAGCTGGAAACCGGCGGGTACCTGCCCGACGTCGTCCTGGCCTACGAGACGTGGGGGCAGCTGGACCCGGACGCCGGCAACGCCGTGCTGATTCCGCATGCGCTGACCGGCAGCACCCACGTAGCCCGCGGGAGCAGCACCGAACCGGGCTGGTGGGAGGAGCTTGTGGGCCCGGGCCGGACCGTGGACACTAACCGGTACTTCGTGGTCTCGGTCAACATGCTGGGCGGGTGCTACGGCTCCACCGGGCCTGCCTCGCCGGACCCGGACGGATTGGCCTGGGGCTCACGGTTTCCGTTTGTCACCATCCGGGATTCGGTCCGGGCGGAGGCCCGGCTGGCGGACCGGCTCGGCATTGCCCGGTGGCATGCCGTGCTGGGCGGTTCGCTCGGGGGAGCGCGGGCGCTGGAATGGGCGGTGACCGAACCGGACCGGGTGCTGCACTGCGGGGTAATCGCAGCCACCGCAGCCAGCACGGCCGAGCAGATCGCGTTTGCCCAGGCGCAGCTGGCCGCTATCCGGCTGGATCCGGATTTCAACGGCGGGGACTATTACAACGGCATTCCTCCGCTGGCCGGGCTCGGCCTGGCCCGCCGCATTGCGCACATTACCTACCGGTCCGAACCGGAACTGGAATACCGGTTCGGGCGCAGTTCCCAGGCTTCCGAGGACCCCTTCGGCGCCGCCTCCCCGGCAGGAAGGGGCCGGTACTCCGTGGAGAGCTACCTGGACCACCAGGCCCGAAAACTGGCCGACCGGTTTGATGCCAACAGCTACCTGGTGCTCACCGAAGCCCTGGTCAGCCACGACGTCGCCCGGGGCCGGGGAACCCTGCGCGCGGCGCTCGCAGGCACGACGGCGGACTTCTTCATTGCCGCGGTGGAATCGGACCGGCTCTACTTTCCCCAGCAGTCGGCGGATCTGGCAGCGGCCCTGCCCCGGGGAACGCAGGTCCATCTCATTCGGGCGCCCATCGGGCATGACGGGTTCCTGACCAGCGTCCGGGAGATTTCCGGTGCCTTGAAGCGGGAGGTGTTCGGGTAG
- a CDS encoding VOC family protein has product MPAAPERFPSGSPCWADLASSDPARAREFYAGLLGWDAVDLGRESGHYLHFRHNGDVVAGMMQKPPENTFPDFWTVYLASDNAGATAGSAAAAGGQVMLDPARALDQGTAAVLGDPTGAAIGVWQPDTHRGFARIDETRAPVWYELMTNDYPAALAFYRNVFGWETEVLSDTDEFRYTTLQSNGRPVAGVMDAAAELPEDIPSHWEIYFGHADIDAAAEQAEQLGGSVLSVPEDSDFGRMVQLADPTGAAFWLMEAPDA; this is encoded by the coding sequence ATGCCTGCTGCACCCGAACGTTTCCCTTCCGGTTCCCCCTGCTGGGCGGATCTGGCCTCCTCCGATCCTGCCCGGGCCCGGGAGTTCTACGCCGGGCTGCTCGGCTGGGACGCCGTGGACCTGGGCAGGGAATCCGGTCATTACCTCCACTTCCGGCACAACGGAGACGTGGTGGCCGGCATGATGCAGAAACCGCCGGAGAACACGTTCCCGGATTTCTGGACGGTGTACCTTGCCTCTGACAACGCCGGCGCCACAGCCGGTTCCGCTGCCGCCGCCGGAGGACAGGTGATGCTGGACCCGGCGCGTGCCCTGGACCAGGGCACGGCGGCGGTGCTCGGCGACCCCACCGGAGCGGCCATCGGTGTCTGGCAGCCGGACACCCACCGGGGATTCGCGCGGATCGATGAGACCCGGGCACCGGTCTGGTACGAGCTCATGACCAATGACTATCCGGCGGCCCTGGCGTTTTACCGGAACGTGTTCGGCTGGGAAACGGAGGTCCTCTCAGACACGGACGAGTTCCGCTACACCACGCTGCAGAGCAACGGCCGCCCGGTGGCCGGGGTGATGGATGCCGCCGCTGAACTGCCGGAGGACATCCCCTCACACTGGGAGATCTACTTCGGCCATGCCGATATCGACGCCGCGGCCGAGCAGGCGGAGCAGCTGGGCGGATCGGTGCTGAGTGTGCCCGAGGATTCGGACTTCGGCCGGATGGTCCAGCTGGCCGACCCCACCGGAGCAGCGTTTTGGCTGATGGAGGCCCCGGACGCCTAA
- a CDS encoding endonuclease domain-containing protein, translating to MDPELIFTADAEAHGTDRRSLASSCRAGQLIRLRTGVYMQADEWQHLSPWEQQRVRIRAAVEQGHGQRILIQQSAAVMWGLPVIGHSAEVLLLAAPPTHGQRRGGLRWVERQLLEPITALEEVPLTSRAQTVLDMAAYLPFEHAVPAMDHMLRPDPVRGLPPLGKDHLRKTAGNLPSQVKRLRARQVIDFADPRSESAGESYSRAAIHRHRFLPPELQQQFNTSAGRYRVDFYWREQRLVGEFDGAVKYGRGDAALAPSWDTLRQEKRREDAIRATGVSFIRWSWDDISREPQHPESLVQRLVRAGLPRSRRR from the coding sequence ATGGATCCGGAGCTCATCTTTACAGCCGATGCTGAAGCCCACGGTACTGACCGTCGTTCCTTAGCCTCGAGCTGCCGGGCCGGTCAGCTGATCCGCCTCCGTACAGGTGTCTACATGCAGGCGGATGAGTGGCAGCATCTTTCCCCTTGGGAACAGCAACGCGTCCGGATTCGGGCTGCTGTGGAACAGGGACACGGTCAGCGCATCCTTATCCAGCAATCTGCTGCGGTCATGTGGGGGCTGCCGGTCATTGGACACTCTGCTGAGGTGCTGCTGTTGGCCGCACCTCCCACTCACGGCCAGCGTCGCGGCGGACTCCGATGGGTGGAGCGCCAGTTGCTCGAACCGATCACTGCCTTGGAAGAGGTGCCCCTGACGTCCCGGGCCCAGACCGTTCTAGACATGGCTGCCTATCTCCCTTTCGAGCACGCGGTTCCCGCCATGGACCACATGCTGCGGCCGGATCCCGTTCGTGGTTTGCCTCCCCTGGGAAAGGACCATCTGCGGAAAACAGCCGGGAACCTGCCCAGTCAAGTAAAGCGGCTGCGGGCTCGACAGGTCATCGACTTCGCCGATCCACGCTCCGAGTCGGCGGGCGAGTCCTATTCCCGGGCCGCCATTCACAGGCACCGCTTCCTTCCGCCCGAGCTCCAGCAACAATTCAACACCTCCGCCGGCCGCTATCGGGTCGACTTTTATTGGCGCGAGCAGAGGCTCGTCGGGGAGTTCGACGGCGCGGTGAAATACGGTCGGGGCGATGCAGCCCTTGCCCCTTCGTGGGACACACTGCGTCAGGAGAAACGGCGCGAAGATGCCATCCGCGCAACGGGGGTCAGTTTTATACGCTGGTCCTGGGACGACATCTCAAGAGAGCCCCAGCACCCTGAGTCCTTGGTACAGCGCTTGGTCCGCGCTGGTCTCCCCCGTTCCCGGCGCCGCTGA
- a CDS encoding VOC family protein, with product MRLDHVSYACESDGLLATTERIAAALGADYVKGGVHPRFGTRNMILPLANNQYVEVVEVLNHPASDKAPFGQAVRQRSECGGGWMGWCVAVDDLSPFEERLGRASVPGNRKFPDGQELTWRQIGINGLIADPQVPYLLRWDDGTDELHPSNAIPGMPGSVKLKSLTIAGSAARVTDWLGHPVEKPLENVDVTWIAPAGTPGIMSVTFDTANGPVEI from the coding sequence ATGCGCTTGGACCATGTTTCTTATGCCTGTGAATCCGACGGTCTTTTGGCCACCACCGAGAGGATTGCTGCTGCTCTCGGCGCCGATTACGTGAAGGGTGGCGTCCACCCCCGATTCGGTACCCGCAATATGATCCTGCCCCTGGCCAACAACCAGTACGTCGAGGTGGTGGAGGTCCTGAACCACCCGGCGTCGGACAAGGCTCCGTTCGGCCAGGCCGTGCGCCAGCGCTCCGAATGCGGCGGCGGATGGATGGGCTGGTGTGTTGCCGTTGACGATCTCTCCCCCTTCGAGGAACGCCTCGGCCGGGCCTCCGTGCCGGGCAACCGCAAGTTCCCCGACGGCCAGGAGCTGACCTGGCGGCAGATCGGCATCAACGGATTGATCGCCGATCCGCAGGTTCCCTATCTGCTCCGCTGGGACGACGGCACCGACGAGCTGCACCCCTCCAACGCCATTCCCGGGATGCCCGGTTCGGTGAAGCTGAAGTCCCTGACCATTGCCGGCTCCGCTGCACGCGTCACCGACTGGCTGGGCCATCCCGTGGAGAAGCCGCTGGAGAACGTGGATGTCACGTGGATTGCTCCGGCGGGTACACCGGGCATCATGTCCGTCACCTTCGACACGGCGAACGGTCCTGTCGAGATCTAG
- a CDS encoding bifunctional o-acetylhomoserine/o-acetylserine sulfhydrylase, protein MSADWSFETRQIHVGQEPDAVTGARALPIYQTTSFVFPSAEAAANRFALAELEPIYTRIGNPTQEAVENRIASLEGGVGALLLASGQAAETFALLNLAQAGDHVVASPSLYGGTYNLLKHTLKRFGIETTFVQDPDNLDHWRDAVRPNTKAFFGEVVSNPRQDVLDLEGISAVAHEAGVPLIVDNTLSTPYLIRPIEWGADIVVHSATKYLGGHGTAIAGVIVDSGNFDFAADPEKFPGFNTPDESYNGLVYARDLGVNGALGANLAFILKARVQLLRDLGSAVSPFNAFLIAQGLETLSLRVERHVSNAVAVANWLEGHDDVVSVAYAGLESSPWFARGRKYGPRGTGAIVSFEIEGGVDAGKRFVDGLELHSHVANVGDVRSLVIHPASTTHSQLGAEAQLAAGVSPGLVRLSVGIEHIDDILADLDAGFRAAKGA, encoded by the coding sequence ATGAGTGCAGATTGGTCATTTGAAACCCGCCAGATCCATGTAGGCCAGGAGCCCGACGCCGTCACCGGTGCCCGAGCCCTGCCGATCTACCAGACGACATCCTTCGTTTTTCCGAGTGCAGAGGCCGCCGCGAACCGGTTTGCCCTGGCCGAACTGGAACCGATCTACACCCGGATCGGCAACCCTACCCAGGAAGCGGTGGAAAACCGGATCGCTTCCCTTGAGGGCGGCGTCGGCGCCCTGCTGCTCGCGTCCGGGCAGGCGGCCGAAACCTTCGCGCTGCTGAACCTGGCGCAGGCCGGTGACCATGTGGTCGCCAGCCCCAGCCTCTACGGCGGCACCTACAACCTGCTGAAGCACACCCTGAAGCGGTTCGGCATTGAAACCACCTTCGTGCAGGACCCGGACAACCTGGACCACTGGCGCGATGCCGTCCGGCCCAATACCAAGGCCTTCTTCGGCGAGGTGGTCTCCAACCCCCGGCAGGATGTCCTGGACCTGGAAGGCATCAGCGCCGTGGCCCATGAGGCGGGCGTGCCGCTGATCGTGGACAACACGCTGTCGACGCCGTACCTCATCCGTCCGATCGAATGGGGAGCCGACATTGTGGTCCACTCGGCCACGAAGTACCTCGGCGGGCACGGGACGGCCATTGCCGGCGTCATCGTCGATTCGGGCAACTTCGACTTCGCCGCGGACCCGGAGAAGTTCCCCGGGTTCAACACCCCGGACGAAAGCTACAACGGGCTCGTCTACGCCCGGGACCTGGGCGTCAACGGGGCCCTCGGAGCGAACCTGGCCTTCATCCTGAAGGCGAGGGTGCAGCTGCTGCGGGACCTCGGGTCCGCGGTGTCGCCGTTCAACGCGTTCCTGATTGCCCAGGGACTGGAAACGCTGAGCCTGCGGGTGGAGCGGCACGTATCCAACGCCGTCGCCGTAGCGAACTGGCTCGAAGGCCACGACGACGTCGTGTCGGTTGCGTATGCGGGCCTGGAGTCCAGCCCGTGGTTTGCGCGCGGCCGCAAATACGGGCCGCGCGGCACCGGCGCCATTGTCTCCTTCGAGATCGAGGGCGGCGTCGACGCCGGCAAGCGCTTTGTGGACGGACTGGAGCTGCACTCGCACGTGGCCAATGTTGGAGACGTCCGTTCCCTGGTGATCCACCCGGCGTCGACGACCCACAGCCAACTGGGGGCCGAAGCGCAGCTGGCCGCAGGGGTCAGCCCGGGGCTGGTGCGGCTCTCGGTGGGCATCGAGCACATCGACGACATCCTCGCGGACCTTGACGCGGGGTTCCGGGCCGCCAAGGGAGCATAG
- a CDS encoding alpha/beta fold hydrolase, with translation MRSLAILHPRGTPATGGLSQGWWRDAADVLAVADALDLHTFDILAHSAGTRLALAVSAQYPERVRSMALVTPAAAWLTGADHDGPVIAARRATPLVDAALASMAAEEPANESEFQRALVLEAPAGYAKWTAGTKHHSTVGAMSLAAASAWFNNIPLDAARSITESLRPPTLVVGGTHDILSGVDPVRAYAKALGARLTVLEDCGHYPWIEQPETFRRVLGGWVDR, from the coding sequence GTGCGTTCGTTGGCAATCCTCCACCCGAGGGGAACCCCGGCCACCGGAGGCTTGTCCCAGGGATGGTGGCGTGACGCTGCGGACGTCCTTGCTGTCGCTGATGCACTCGACCTCCACACCTTCGACATCCTCGCGCATTCTGCTGGGACCCGACTGGCTCTCGCCGTGTCGGCGCAGTATCCGGAACGTGTCCGGTCGATGGCTCTGGTGACACCCGCAGCCGCATGGTTGACCGGGGCCGATCACGACGGCCCCGTCATTGCCGCGCGAAGGGCAACACCCTTGGTCGACGCTGCCCTGGCATCAATGGCGGCGGAAGAGCCGGCAAATGAAAGTGAGTTCCAACGCGCCTTAGTACTGGAAGCCCCGGCCGGATACGCCAAGTGGACGGCAGGCACGAAGCACCACTCCACAGTTGGAGCAATGTCTCTAGCGGCGGCCTCAGCCTGGTTCAACAACATCCCCCTGGATGCCGCCCGGAGCATCACCGAATCACTCCGGCCGCCCACCTTGGTTGTAGGCGGCACGCATGACATTCTGTCCGGTGTTGACCCCGTCCGTGCCTACGCCAAAGCTCTTGGTGCTCGTCTCACAGTCCTTGAGGACTGCGGCCACTACCCCTGGATCGAACAGCCGGAAACCTTCCGGCGGGTCCTGGGTGGCTGGGTGGATCGCTGA
- a CDS encoding CPBP family intramembrane glutamic endopeptidase — protein MRAAFPSAPAESLDPRARRMLVFEILIVLGLSLGRSGVYAVVELIEKATQAPLGDQTTTLNPVLDDRPYFDLVYQLLGIFFSLLPVALVLFLLTEPGKSAFRRIGFTFARPLRDFALGVALAAVIGIGTLGVYAAGRALGITTAIVPAALDTYWWTLPVLILSAMRHAVLEEVIVVGYLFLRLRQLGWGTPAIILTSALIRASYHLYQGIGPGIGNFLMGLLFGYVYTRTRRVMPLVIAHALVDIAGFVGFALFGSAIGIGD, from the coding sequence ATGCGCGCTGCCTTCCCCTCCGCCCCCGCCGAATCCCTGGATCCGCGAGCCCGCCGGATGCTGGTGTTCGAAATCCTGATTGTGCTGGGGCTTTCGCTCGGCAGGTCCGGGGTCTATGCCGTCGTCGAACTCATTGAGAAAGCCACCCAGGCACCGTTGGGCGACCAGACCACCACCTTGAATCCCGTCCTTGATGATCGGCCGTACTTCGACCTGGTGTACCAGCTGCTGGGGATCTTCTTCTCCCTGCTGCCCGTGGCGCTGGTCCTGTTCCTGCTGACCGAACCCGGGAAATCCGCGTTCCGCCGGATCGGGTTCACGTTTGCCCGGCCGCTTCGCGACTTTGCGTTGGGGGTGGCTCTGGCAGCGGTCATCGGTATCGGGACGCTTGGCGTTTACGCCGCCGGACGGGCACTGGGCATCACCACCGCCATTGTTCCGGCAGCCCTGGACACCTACTGGTGGACGCTGCCGGTGCTGATCCTCTCTGCCATGCGGCATGCCGTGCTCGAGGAAGTCATTGTGGTGGGCTATCTGTTCCTGCGGCTGCGGCAACTGGGCTGGGGGACGCCGGCGATCATCCTCACCAGCGCCCTGATCCGGGCCAGCTACCACCTCTACCAGGGGATCGGCCCAGGCATCGGGAACTTCCTGATGGGCCTGCTCTTCGGCTACGTCTACACCAGGACGCGGCGGGTGATGCCGCTGGTGATTGCGCATGCGCTGGTGGACATTGCCGGGTTTGTCGGGTTCGCCTTGTTCGGTTCTGCCATCGGGATCGGCGACTAG